The following are encoded together in the Arcticibacterium luteifluviistationis genome:
- a CDS encoding DUF6660 family protein → MRLTTFILSISVLLMAIMPCGDDFLLSVKGNVEGARLVDRTHQHQDGEEDDCSPFCLCQCCGSSFAFDLSLVPYKLWEFTNFIYSFQYSFNYTGDFSAGVWHPPTYS, encoded by the coding sequence ATGAGGTTAACCACTTTTATATTGTCTATTTCGGTACTTCTGATGGCTATTATGCCATGCGGAGACGACTTCCTGTTGTCTGTAAAAGGCAATGTAGAAGGGGCTAGGCTAGTGGACAGAACGCACCAACATCAAGATGGCGAAGAAGACGATTGTAGTCCTTTTTGTCTGTGCCAATGCTGTGGTTCTTCATTTGCTTTTGACCTAAGTCTGGTGCCCTACAAGCTTTGGGAGTTTACCAACTTTATCTACAGTTTTCAATATAGCTTTAATTACACTGGAGACTTTTCTGCAGGTGTTTGGCATCCGCCTACCTATTCCTAA
- a CDS encoding OmpA family protein, protein MNIRTSMLKKCAGLLTLFTLIVFQSFSQASLKAGNRNFERLSYVEAIKNYEGFVESAKPDDEDLPEGLSKLAFCYKKLQDHTNAERVYRILFKNHESILDSKEYLNFAQVLASNSKYRESQKYYSLYGERQSSDLRAKNFTVAYMDRSTFARDSSLYQVKYLDAINSSQADFSPVYFGKGLVFVSAREEDKFIKRVFMNNQTPFLDLFEYPDTTKLSINYKGKTVASLSKSGKGGSIAALSEGLEGFSKKLNSKYHEGPVTFFSDQKQVIFTRNNYIGNKTEKSEDGINKLKLYSAKFDGSKWDHIDELPFDSDEYSCGHPSLNMGNTKLYFVSDMPGGYGGTDIYVVEYNGGNWGNPKNMGRDINSEGNEMFPFIDEFDNIYFASDGHAGLGGLDVFYVELENDRAVSLPENLGSPINSEKDDFSLITDGARNSGFFASNRKTGYSDDDIYAFGRKCRELKLMVYDANTNELLPGAEVRLIKNGINQELHKTDGSGEINICMGTGLDYNFNAFMEGYESNSIGYENMYITEEGNAELKINLIASKLPLVKGVIRSELTNEPIAGATVVLTNTRDESTESVITGKDGRYEFQPIKKGKYVVSAVKEKYATNTEQIGKVKAKRKENTTYEQNLGMIAEGDIFRIENIYYNYGKSEIRKDARKELDNTLLPILKKYPNMAIEIRSHTDSRSGTDFNQALSDNRAKAVVAYLAKRGISEGRLLASGYGEAMLVNGCSDGVDCSEGKHQLNRRTEFKILNVNEPTVKKD, encoded by the coding sequence ATGAATATAAGAACGTCCATGTTGAAGAAATGTGCTGGACTATTAACCCTTTTTACTCTAATAGTTTTTCAGTCATTTTCACAGGCTAGCTTGAAAGCGGGTAACCGTAATTTTGAGAGATTAAGCTATGTGGAAGCCATTAAGAATTATGAGGGTTTTGTAGAAAGTGCAAAACCAGATGATGAAGACCTTCCTGAAGGTTTATCAAAACTAGCTTTTTGTTATAAGAAGCTTCAAGACCATACTAATGCTGAAAGGGTCTACAGAATTCTTTTTAAAAATCATGAAAGTATTTTGGATAGCAAAGAGTACCTGAATTTCGCACAGGTTCTTGCTAGTAATTCAAAATATAGAGAGTCGCAGAAATATTATTCGCTTTACGGAGAGCGTCAAAGCAGTGACTTAAGAGCTAAGAATTTTACGGTAGCCTATATGGATAGGTCAACTTTTGCAAGAGATTCATCCTTATATCAGGTGAAATACCTAGACGCTATTAATTCAAGTCAGGCAGACTTTAGTCCAGTATACTTTGGGAAGGGCTTAGTTTTTGTTTCGGCTAGGGAAGAAGATAAGTTTATTAAGCGTGTTTTTATGAATAATCAAACACCCTTTTTGGATTTGTTTGAATATCCTGACACCACTAAATTATCTATAAACTATAAAGGTAAAACGGTGGCATCGTTATCTAAAAGTGGTAAAGGTGGGTCTATTGCAGCCTTAAGTGAAGGTTTGGAGGGATTTAGTAAAAAACTGAATTCAAAATATCATGAAGGGCCGGTAACTTTCTTTAGTGACCAAAAACAGGTCATTTTTACAAGAAATAATTACATCGGAAATAAGACAGAAAAGAGTGAAGATGGTATCAATAAGCTAAAGCTATATTCTGCCAAATTTGACGGAAGTAAATGGGATCATATAGATGAACTTCCGTTTGATTCTGATGAGTATTCCTGCGGGCATCCATCTTTAAACATGGGAAATACGAAATTGTATTTTGTTTCTGACATGCCGGGTGGTTATGGAGGGACAGATATTTATGTGGTAGAGTATAATGGAGGGAACTGGGGTAATCCTAAAAACATGGGAAGAGATATTAACTCTGAAGGAAATGAAATGTTTCCATTTATTGATGAGTTTGATAATATCTACTTTGCTTCTGACGGACATGCAGGTTTAGGTGGTTTGGATGTTTTTTATGTAGAATTAGAGAATGATAGAGCTGTTTCACTTCCTGAAAATTTAGGTTCTCCAATAAATTCAGAAAAAGACGATTTTAGTTTGATTACAGACGGTGCTAGAAACTCTGGTTTTTTTGCTTCTAACAGAAAAACAGGTTACTCCGATGATGATATTTATGCCTTTGGCAGAAAGTGCCGTGAGCTTAAACTTATGGTATATGATGCAAATACAAATGAGTTGCTACCTGGAGCAGAAGTGAGGCTAATTAAAAATGGTATAAATCAAGAATTACATAAGACCGATGGCAGTGGAGAAATAAATATCTGCATGGGTACAGGCTTAGATTATAATTTTAATGCCTTCATGGAAGGTTACGAATCTAATTCTATAGGGTATGAGAATATGTACATAACTGAAGAAGGGAATGCAGAGCTTAAAATTAACCTTATAGCATCCAAATTACCGCTAGTAAAAGGAGTAATTAGGTCAGAATTGACAAATGAGCCAATTGCTGGTGCTACGGTGGTTTTGACTAACACTAGAGACGAGTCTACAGAGTCAGTTATTACAGGAAAAGATGGTAGATATGAGTTTCAGCCTATAAAGAAGGGTAAATACGTAGTTTCTGCTGTTAAGGAAAAATATGCTACAAATACGGAGCAAATAGGTAAAGTAAAGGCAAAAAGAAAGGAAAATACTACCTACGAACAGAATCTTGGCATGATTGCTGAAGGTGATATATTTAGAATCGAAAACATTTACTATAACTACGGTAAATCAGAGATTCGGAAAGACGCCAGAAAGGAATTGGATAATACTCTTCTACCAATTTTAAAGAAGTATCCAAACATGGCAATTGAAATTAGGTCTCATACAGATAGCAGGTCAGGTACTGATTTTAATCAGGCTTTATCTGACAACAGAGCAAAAGCTGTGGTAGCTTATTTAGCTAAAAGAGGAATATCAGAAGGTAGACTTTTAGCAAGCGGTTATGGTGAGGCCATGTTAGTAAATGGATGTAGTGATGGAGTGGATTGCAGCGAGGGAAAACATCAATTAAATAGGCGAACAGAGTTCAAGATTTTGAACGTAAATGAGCCAACAGTAAAAAAAGATTAA
- a CDS encoding RidA family protein, whose translation MKKLIVVLGLVLSMWSCESPEKPSLTYLQTEEFAKLNRPYSQAVKYGDILYVSGQIGALPNGSIVEGGIEAETVQTMENIKTILEANGSSIEKVIKCTCMLADISEFGAMSGAYVKYFPENKPARSAMEVSLPLGAKVEIECMAALN comes from the coding sequence ATGAAAAAGTTGATTGTGGTTCTTGGTTTAGTGCTATCTATGTGGTCTTGCGAAAGTCCTGAAAAACCAAGTTTAACCTATTTACAAACAGAAGAATTTGCAAAACTTAATAGACCCTATTCGCAAGCGGTGAAATATGGTGACATTTTGTATGTTTCTGGTCAAATAGGTGCTTTACCGAATGGTTCTATCGTAGAAGGTGGGATAGAGGCGGAAACGGTTCAGACCATGGAAAACATCAAAACGATATTAGAAGCAAATGGTTCTTCTATTGAGAAAGTAATTAAATGTACCTGCATGTTGGCAGATATTTCAGAATTTGGTGCTATGAGTGGAGCGTACGTCAAGTATTTTCCAGAAAATAAACCAGCCAGAAGTGCTATGGAAGTCAGCTTACCATTAGGTGCTAAAGTGGAAATAGAATGTATGGCTGCTTTGAATTAA
- the tilS gene encoding tRNA lysidine(34) synthetase TilS, whose product MEIPFLTYLKTTIKISEFDGLLLAVSGGVDSMCMLRLFEGTKYKVVVAHCNFSLRGEHSDGDEELIKAYCSQRGIKFETIKFDTLGYAAEQKISMEMAARDLRYTWFEGLLKKHKLQWIATAHHAQDSLETALLNLTRGTGLSGLKGILPKTDRVIRPLLFAKKDDIKAFAEQEGIPWREDSSNASDKYNRNHVRHHVIPLLEKLNPKVVENFHHTSSRVTNALDYIKNELLVFKRDYLKTTEDSISIASDVFFDESKATLVEFWLEELGFNYDTTISVLASKESLSGSQFFSASHRLLIDRETVIVTLISQKTEMLDIEIPNDSEDVECIFGNLKFKVFSDLPSKEELIKPTKAFLNVAKLNYPLKLRKWQKGDVFQPFGMKGKKKVSDFLIDEKVPVSEKEKVMVLCSDREIVWLLGYRISENFKIDKSTSQLLEVTYSPK is encoded by the coding sequence ATGGAGATTCCCTTTTTAACATACCTTAAGACCACCATCAAAATTTCTGAATTTGATGGGCTTTTACTCGCAGTTAGTGGAGGCGTGGATTCTATGTGCATGTTACGTCTTTTTGAGGGTACCAAATATAAGGTGGTGGTGGCTCACTGTAACTTTTCACTCCGTGGGGAACATTCTGATGGTGATGAAGAGTTAATAAAGGCTTATTGTAGTCAACGAGGCATTAAGTTTGAAACGATAAAATTTGACACTTTAGGTTATGCGGCAGAACAAAAGATTTCTATGGAAATGGCTGCTCGTGACCTTAGGTATACTTGGTTTGAAGGCTTATTAAAAAAGCATAAACTTCAATGGATAGCTACTGCACATCATGCTCAGGATTCGCTGGAGACCGCTCTTTTAAATTTGACTCGTGGTACTGGACTGAGCGGATTGAAGGGGATTTTGCCAAAGACTGATAGGGTTATCCGTCCCTTATTATTCGCTAAGAAAGATGATATTAAGGCTTTTGCGGAGCAGGAAGGGATTCCTTGGAGAGAGGACAGTTCTAATGCCTCTGACAAGTATAATAGGAATCATGTTAGGCATCATGTAATTCCTTTGTTGGAAAAGCTTAACCCAAAAGTGGTTGAGAACTTTCATCATACTAGCTCTCGGGTTACTAATGCTTTGGATTATATAAAAAATGAGCTGCTTGTATTTAAAAGAGATTATTTAAAAACTACTGAGGATAGTATAAGCATAGCTTCGGATGTGTTTTTTGATGAAAGTAAAGCCACTTTAGTAGAGTTTTGGCTGGAAGAACTTGGTTTTAATTATGATACTACGATATCTGTTTTAGCATCAAAAGAGAGTTTAAGTGGAAGTCAGTTTTTTAGTGCCAGCCATCGTCTCTTGATTGACCGTGAAACGGTGATTGTGACTTTGATAAGTCAGAAGACGGAAATGCTTGACATTGAGATTCCAAATGATTCTGAAGATGTCGAGTGTATCTTTGGAAACTTAAAATTCAAAGTATTTTCTGATTTACCTTCTAAAGAAGAGTTGATAAAACCTACAAAGGCTTTTCTAAATGTTGCCAAATTAAACTACCCGCTCAAACTCAGGAAATGGCAAAAAGGGGATGTGTTTCAACCCTTTGGTATGAAAGGGAAAAAGAAGGTTTCTGACTTCTTAATTGATGAAAAAGTACCTGTTTCTGAGAAAGAGAAAGTCATGGTATTATGTTCCGATAGGGAGATAGTTTGGCTTCTAGGTTATAGAATTTCAGAAAATTTTAAAATTGATAAAAGTACTTCTCAGCTTTTAGAAGTAACATATTCGCCGAAATAG
- a CDS encoding mandelate racemase/muconate lactonizing enzyme family protein, whose protein sequence is MMVISKIEIFKSPIKLKKPFVISLGEMKYADNIIVKIYTNSGLEGIGECSPFLPINGESMETCFVVGQYLAKVLKGKNPLDLGQCTVQMDKTIYGNTSIKSAFDIALYDIAAQAANLPLYKFLGAEKKRELKTDYTVSIGDADEMAADALEIKERGFEVIKVKLGKNGQEDVKRIQAIRASIGLTIPLRLDANQGWSVPEAIETLEALAPYNIQHCEEPIPRWEFMALPKIKKVSPITIMADESCLDHHDAERLIGLDACDAINIKLGKSSGLYKAIKIIKLAEEANIALQIGGFLESRIGFTASAHLAMTSSQVKFIDFDTPLMFEEDPVLEGITYGKNGLVSLSDKIGLGVKVKADYLEKLTKVVI, encoded by the coding sequence ATGATGGTGATAAGCAAGATTGAGATTTTCAAGTCTCCAATAAAACTTAAAAAGCCCTTTGTTATCTCCTTGGGAGAAATGAAGTATGCCGATAATATAATAGTCAAAATATACACGAACTCGGGTTTAGAAGGCATTGGAGAGTGTAGTCCATTTTTGCCAATAAATGGCGAAAGCATGGAAACTTGCTTTGTGGTAGGTCAGTATTTAGCTAAAGTTTTAAAGGGGAAAAACCCCTTAGACTTGGGCCAATGTACCGTCCAAATGGATAAAACCATTTATGGAAATACGAGCATTAAAAGTGCTTTTGATATCGCTCTTTATGATATTGCTGCTCAAGCGGCAAATCTTCCTCTTTATAAGTTTTTGGGTGCCGAAAAGAAGCGAGAACTTAAAACAGATTATACCGTAAGCATAGGAGATGCCGATGAAATGGCGGCCGATGCTTTAGAAATTAAAGAGCGAGGTTTTGAAGTTATTAAAGTGAAGCTGGGGAAAAATGGTCAGGAAGATGTCAAACGAATACAAGCTATTAGAGCAAGTATTGGCTTAACTATTCCTTTGCGGTTAGATGCCAATCAGGGTTGGTCTGTTCCAGAGGCCATAGAAACTCTAGAAGCCTTAGCACCATATAATATTCAACACTGTGAAGAACCCATACCGAGGTGGGAGTTTATGGCTTTGCCAAAAATCAAAAAAGTAAGCCCTATAACTATTATGGCAGATGAGTCTTGTTTAGACCATCATGATGCGGAAAGGCTGATAGGTTTGGACGCTTGTGATGCTATCAATATTAAATTGGGTAAATCTTCAGGTTTATATAAAGCTATTAAAATCATCAAATTAGCTGAAGAAGCTAATATAGCTCTCCAAATAGGAGGTTTTTTAGAGTCTCGTATCGGTTTTACGGCATCTGCTCATTTAGCTATGACTAGTTCACAAGTGAAATTTATAGACTTTGACACGCCACTCATGTTTGAGGAAGACCCAGTTTTGGAGGGAATAACTTATGGAAAAAATGGCCTTGTAAGTCTGAGTGATAAAATAGGTTTAGGCGTAAAGGTCAAAGCAGATTATTTAGAGAAATTAACAAAAGTGGTGATTTAA
- a CDS encoding DMT family transporter has translation MNWIVLVIAGLFEVAFAFCLGKAKEASTTNELYLWYVGFIVTLSVSMLLLVKATQTLPIGTAYAIWTGIGAVGTVLLGIIVFKEPASFLRLLFLITLISSIIGLKVVSQ, from the coding sequence ATGAATTGGATTGTTTTAGTTATTGCAGGCTTGTTTGAAGTTGCATTTGCATTCTGTTTGGGAAAAGCAAAAGAGGCAAGCACCACAAACGAATTATATTTATGGTATGTTGGTTTTATCGTTACTCTTAGTGTAAGTATGCTACTTTTAGTAAAAGCCACGCAAACTTTACCAATAGGCACAGCTTATGCTATTTGGACAGGTATTGGAGCTGTTGGAACTGTATTGCTAGGAATTATAGTATTTAAAGAACCCGCTTCATTTCTACGACTGCTATTTCTTATCACTTTAATCAGCTCCATCATCGGACTAAAAGTAGTTTCCCAATAA
- a CDS encoding ExeM/NucH family extracellular endonuclease — MVNYSPYIKPFRSVFYALLTLSYFTSSAQLVGWDFNATSDYGNSPQAASTINAHLTTSGLVRGSGVTTSGSAAARAWGGKGWSSTESEAITDSAFVTFTVSPSSGYAVSLSAINPLTYRRSGTGPDSCKLQYQVDAGAFIDISMLEFTSTSSSGSTIPSIDLSGIPVLQNIPSASTITFRLLPFGGTSSAGSFYLFDKGNNTDTDFGLEGEMSNEGGIPSISINDMSMAEGNSGTQTFQFTVSLTGPAPAGGVTFDIKTTDNTATAPTDYTAVNLTSQNIPEGNLSYTFDVLVNGDTDLESTESFFVDISNFTNANAIDNQGLGTIIDEDTPIIFTKIHEIQGTGNTTALTLGSTHSVEAIVIRNFSGYSGLSGFYLQEEESDYDADPNTSEGLFVYDPSGIFTGNEGDLVRVKGDVAEYASGASSSLTQLNNITEAMVVSSNNSMPAASNVSFPVNSLDDLEKHEGMLVKVTAASGSLTVTDTYNLSRYGQVLLSTEAASNQAGTDGRIDQFTQFNAPDTTAHAAYLAELPKRQFYIDDASGTQNPENIIFARGGNPLSANNTLRGGDTVDEIIAVLDERFEGYRLQTADPINFQATNPRLNSPSDVGPLATLKVASFNVLNYFNGDGMGGGFPTARGADNLTEFNRQRDKIVKAIADLDADVVGLMEIENDGFASTSAIQDLINGINAIVGDSTYQFIEPTVVTASDVITVAIIYKPAKVTPQGAAVVIPDSYGHAAFDVTGRKPLVQTFKQVANSERFTIGVNHFKSKGSISPDSQNVAQGDGQGNNNYLRTHQSQDLLNWLATNPTAATNTDILLLGDFNAYALEDPLTYLESNGYVNQSPHEEHSYTFSGMWGALDHAFASSSLNAKVTGSTIWNINGAEPTILDYNTENKSVTQIVNYYNNDAFRASDHDPVLIGLNLTGTPCVTDVVLESSITLSQVAGNSIVGKTNNAITAGQSIVYDASNFILLEPGFSTKSGSVFETKLVGCN; from the coding sequence ATGGTTAATTATTCTCCTTATATCAAACCATTTAGAAGCGTATTCTATGCCCTTCTTACACTTTCTTATTTTACATCTTCTGCACAGTTGGTAGGTTGGGATTTTAACGCTACCAGTGATTATGGCAATTCGCCGCAGGCTGCTAGCACCATCAATGCTCATCTTACCACTTCCGGTTTAGTTCGTGGAAGTGGCGTAACTACCAGTGGTTCAGCCGCCGCTAGAGCTTGGGGAGGAAAAGGCTGGTCAAGTACAGAATCAGAAGCTATTACCGATAGTGCTTTCGTTACTTTCACTGTAAGCCCTTCTTCTGGCTATGCTGTTTCCTTATCAGCCATAAATCCTTTAACCTACAGGCGTTCAGGTACGGGCCCAGATAGCTGTAAACTTCAATACCAGGTAGATGCAGGAGCTTTTATTGATATTTCAATGCTTGAATTTACATCTACATCTAGCAGTGGTTCCACCATTCCATCCATTGACCTAAGTGGTATTCCCGTCCTCCAAAACATCCCTTCTGCCAGTACTATAACCTTTAGATTGCTTCCTTTCGGTGGCACCTCTTCAGCAGGAAGCTTTTATTTATTTGATAAAGGAAATAATACGGATACGGATTTTGGCCTAGAAGGCGAAATGAGTAATGAAGGCGGCATACCAAGCATCAGTATAAATGATATGAGTATGGCTGAGGGTAATTCGGGCACGCAAACTTTCCAATTTACCGTTTCTCTGACTGGCCCTGCCCCTGCAGGAGGTGTCACATTTGACATTAAAACCACTGATAATACTGCAACTGCTCCCACAGATTATACAGCGGTCAACCTTACTTCTCAAAACATTCCAGAAGGAAACCTAAGCTATACCTTTGATGTACTCGTCAATGGTGATACCGACTTAGAATCAACCGAAAGTTTCTTTGTAGATATTTCTAACTTCACAAATGCCAATGCAATTGACAATCAAGGATTAGGAACTATCATTGATGAAGACACACCAATTATCTTCACCAAAATTCACGAAATTCAAGGCACTGGAAATACAACAGCCCTAACATTAGGAAGCACTCACAGTGTTGAGGCCATTGTCATTAGAAACTTCAGCGGCTATAGTGGTTTAAGTGGGTTTTATTTACAGGAAGAAGAAAGTGATTACGATGCCGACCCTAACACTTCCGAAGGACTCTTTGTATATGACCCTTCTGGTATTTTTACGGGAAACGAGGGTGACCTTGTAAGAGTAAAAGGAGATGTCGCAGAATATGCCAGCGGAGCCTCTTCTAGCCTTACACAGCTAAATAATATTACAGAAGCTATGGTGGTTTCTTCTAATAACTCAATGCCTGCTGCCAGTAATGTGAGTTTTCCTGTGAATAGCTTAGACGACCTAGAGAAACATGAAGGAATGCTGGTGAAAGTTACAGCTGCATCGGGTAGTCTTACCGTGACAGACACCTATAATTTAAGCAGGTATGGGCAAGTTCTTTTAAGTACTGAAGCTGCCTCAAATCAGGCAGGCACTGACGGCAGAATAGACCAATTCACCCAATTTAATGCCCCTGATACAACTGCTCATGCTGCATACTTAGCCGAATTACCAAAAAGACAATTTTATATTGATGATGCCAGCGGAACTCAAAACCCAGAAAACATCATTTTTGCAAGAGGTGGCAACCCACTTTCTGCCAACAACACTTTAAGAGGTGGAGATACGGTAGATGAAATTATAGCTGTATTAGACGAGCGTTTTGAAGGTTATAGACTGCAAACTGCTGATCCTATAAATTTTCAAGCAACCAATCCGAGGTTAAACTCACCTAGCGATGTAGGTCCTTTAGCCACACTTAAAGTTGCTAGTTTTAATGTCTTAAATTACTTTAACGGTGATGGAATGGGTGGTGGCTTCCCAACGGCTAGAGGTGCTGATAACCTCACAGAGTTTAACCGCCAAAGAGACAAAATAGTAAAAGCTATAGCTGACCTTGATGCCGATGTGGTTGGTCTTATGGAAATTGAAAATGATGGATTTGCTAGCACCAGTGCCATCCAAGACCTTATTAATGGAATTAATGCTATTGTAGGGGACAGTACCTATCAATTTATTGAGCCCACCGTAGTTACCGCTTCTGATGTGATTACCGTAGCCATCATTTATAAACCAGCCAAAGTTACTCCGCAAGGTGCTGCTGTGGTTATTCCTGACTCTTATGGGCATGCGGCTTTTGATGTAACGGGTAGAAAGCCGCTGGTACAAACCTTCAAACAAGTAGCGAATTCTGAAAGATTCACAATAGGCGTCAATCATTTCAAATCTAAAGGTTCAATTTCTCCTGATTCACAAAATGTAGCACAAGGTGATGGTCAAGGAAACAATAACTACCTCAGAACTCATCAATCTCAAGATTTACTCAATTGGTTAGCCACAAACCCTACTGCAGCTACCAATACCGACATATTACTTCTAGGTGACTTTAATGCTTATGCTTTAGAAGACCCATTGACATATTTAGAAAGTAATGGCTATGTAAATCAATCTCCCCACGAAGAGCACTCCTATACATTTTCAGGCATGTGGGGGGCTTTAGATCATGCCTTTGCCAGCAGTTCTCTAAACGCTAAAGTAACAGGCAGCACCATCTGGAATATTAACGGAGCCGAGCCTACAATTTTAGATTATAACACAGAGAATAAATCTGTTACACAAATAGTTAATTACTACAATAATGATGCGTTTAGAGCTTCTGACCATGACCCAGTACTTATTGGTTTAAACCTTACTGGTACCCCATGTGTGACTGATGTTGTTTTAGAATCAAGCATAACACTTTCTCAAGTTGCAGGAAATAGCATTGTAGGAAAAACAAACAATGCTATTACGGCAGGTCAATCCATTGTGTACGATGCTAGTAATTTTATATTACTAGAGCCAGGTTTTTCAACAAAATCAGGCTCAGTTTTCGAAACTAAACTGGTCGGTTGTAATTAA
- a CDS encoding DmpA family aminopeptidase, translated as MRLLIPIFLLFSISTFSQKPRLRDYGIEVGVLKPGKHNAITDVAGVKVGHTTLSIGDSIRTGVTAILPHDKGVYQWKVPAAIYIGNGYGKLAGYSQVKELGNIETPIILTNTLSVAAATEALITHTITQPGNENVGSVNSVVGETNDGYLNDIRGRHVKEEHVLAALKNAESGKVAEGNVGAGTGTVCFQYKGGIGTSSRVIPENLGGYTVGVLVQTNFGGVFELNGVPIAKELDNYPRAYTYDVDGSCMMVVMTDAPVDARNLERMAKRAIMGLAKTGGIASNGSGDYVIAVSTAKENLISNNSQSPIMQNSFLKNGAMTPLFLATIEATQEAIYNSLFGAETTVGRDGHEIKALPIDKVLEIMKKHEGLKE; from the coding sequence ATGCGATTATTAATTCCTATATTTTTACTGTTCTCTATTAGTACGTTTTCTCAGAAACCTCGTTTGAGAGATTACGGCATTGAAGTAGGTGTTTTAAAACCTGGTAAGCACAACGCCATAACAGATGTGGCTGGTGTTAAAGTAGGGCATACCACGCTTTCTATTGGCGATAGCATACGAACGGGCGTTACGGCTATCTTGCCTCATGATAAAGGCGTTTATCAATGGAAAGTACCTGCTGCTATTTATATAGGAAATGGTTACGGAAAGTTAGCAGGATATAGCCAAGTAAAGGAATTAGGTAATATTGAAACACCAATTATACTTACCAATACCCTAAGTGTAGCGGCAGCTACAGAGGCATTGATTACACATACCATTACGCAGCCAGGAAACGAAAATGTAGGTTCGGTTAATTCGGTAGTAGGAGAGACCAATGACGGCTACCTAAATGACATAAGAGGAAGGCATGTAAAAGAAGAACATGTGCTGGCTGCATTAAAAAATGCAGAATCGGGCAAAGTAGCGGAAGGAAATGTGGGTGCAGGCACAGGAACAGTCTGTTTCCAGTACAAAGGAGGAATAGGAACCTCGTCAAGAGTTATTCCTGAAAACCTCGGTGGTTATACAGTAGGGGTTTTGGTTCAAACCAACTTTGGTGGCGTTTTTGAACTTAATGGCGTACCAATAGCGAAAGAATTAGATAATTATCCAAGAGCTTATACTTATGATGTAGATGGCTCCTGTATGATGGTGGTAATGACAGATGCTCCTGTGGATGCGAGAAATTTGGAAAGAATGGCTAAAAGGGCCATTATGGGTTTAGCAAAAACAGGAGGAATAGCCTCAAACGGTAGCGGAGATTATGTGATAGCGGTTTCCACCGCAAAGGAAAATTTGATTTCAAATAATAGTCAATCTCCCATCATGCAAAACAGTTTTTTGAAAAATGGAGCCATGACACCTTTGTTTCTTGCAACTATTGAAGCTACACAGGAAGCAATTTATAATTCATTATTTGGAGCAGAAACTACGGTTGGCAGAGATGGGCATGAAATCAAAGCTTTACCAATAGATAAAGTTTTGGAAATAATGAAAAAGCATGAAGGCTTAAAAGAATAA